In Shewanella sp. GD04112, the sequence ACACCGGGTTCGGGTTATGTGTTGCAACCTGCGATCACTATCCCTGAGGATGCAACCAGTATTACAGTCTCTGCTGAAGGGGAAGTTTCGGTAAAAACACCAGGTGCGGCGGAAAACCAGGTCGTTGGGCAGCTAAGTATGACCGACTTTATTAACCCGTCGGGTTTAGATCCTATGGGACAAAACCTATACACCGAAACTGGTGCGAGTGGTACGCCTATTCAAGGCACTGCATCACTTGATGGTATGGGAGCGATTCGTCAAGGTGCGTTAGAAACCTCTAACGTGAACGTGACCGAAGAGCTAGTTAACCTCATTGAAAGTCAGCGGATCTACGAGATGAACTCCAAAGTGATTTCGGCGGTCGATCAGATGCTGGCTTATGTGAATCAGAATCTATAGAGGCACATGATCATGGCTAGATATCTACTATTGGCTAGTACGCTCTTGCTGGCGGCATGTAGTTCAACTCCAAAGAAGCCGATTGCGGATGATCCCTTCTATGCCCCAGTTTATCCCGAAGCACCACCGACTAAAATTGCTGCAACGGGGTCGATTTACCAAGATAGCCAAGCGGCGAGTCTTTACTCGGATATTCGTGCCCATAAAGTCGGTGACATCATCACTATCGTGTTGAAGGAAGCGACTCAGGCGAAAAAGAGTGCGGGTAATCAGATCAAAAAAGGCTCTGATATGTCGCTCGATCCTATTTATGCCGGTGGTAGTAATGTGTCGATTGGCGGGGTTCCCCTCGATCTGCGTTACAAAGACAGTATGAACACTAAGCGGGAATCCGATGCCGATCAAAGCAATAGCTTAGATGGCAGTATCTCCGCCAACGTAATGCAAGTACTCAATAACGGCAACTTAGTGGTGCGTGGCGAGAAATGGATTTCCATTAATAACGGCGATGAGTTTATCCGAGTGACCGGCATAGTGCGTTCACAGGATATCAAGCCTGACAACACTATCGATTCAACCCGTATGGCCAATGCGCGTATTCAATACAGCGGTACTGGTACTTTCGCCGAAGCGCAAAAAGTGGGCTGGTTAAGCCAGTTCTTTATGAGCGATTGGTGGCCCTTCTAAGGAGTCATATCATGAAATATAAACTCATTTTGGCCGTTGTTATGTTGGCGTTTTCGATGCCAAGCCAGGCTGAACGCATTAAAGATATTGCTAATGTGCAAGGGGTACGAAATAACCAGTTAATTGGTTATGGCTTAGTAGTGGGGTTGCCTGGTACGGGTGAGAAAACCAATTACACAGAGCAAACATTCACCACCATGCTTAAAAATTTCGGCATCAATTTGCCTGAAAATTTTAGACCCAAAATCAAAAACGTGGCCGTGGTTGCTGTGCATGCCGATATGCCAGCGTTTATTAAACCAGGCCAAGAATTGGATGTGACCGTTTCAAGCCTAGGTGAAGCAAAAAGCTTACGTGGTGGGACGTTACTGCAAACCTTCCTCAAAGGGGTTGATGGCAATGTATATGCGATTGCCCAAGGCAGCTTAGTGGTAAGTGGTTTTAGTGCCGATGGTTTGGATGGTTCGAAAGTGATTCAAAACACGCCAACGGTTGGCCGTATTCCTAACGGCGCAATTGTTGAACGCAGTGTGGCTACGCCGTTTTCTACTGGCGATTATTTGACGTTTAACCTACGTCGCTCGGATTTTTCGACCGCGCAGCGTATGGCCGATGCGATTAATGATCTGCTCGGCCCTGATATGGCACGCCCATTGGATGCAACGTCGATTCAAGTCAGTGCGCCAAGGGATGTATCACAACGGGTGTCTTTTTTAGCTACGCTCGAAAATATCGAGGTGGAACCTGCTGAGGAGTCTGCCAAAGTGATTGTGAATTCGCGCACTGGCACGATAGTCGTTGGGCAGAACGTCAAGTTATTACCTGCGGCTGTGACTCATGGTGGTTTGACTGTGACGATCGCCGAAGCGACTCAGGTGTCTCAGCCAAATGCGCTAGCCAATGGCCAAACAACAGTGACCAGCAATAGCACGATAAATGCGACTGAAAGTGATCGCAGGATGTTTATGTTTAATCCCGGCACGACCTTAGATGAATTAGTGCGCGCCGTGAATTTGGTCGGTGCAGCACCTTCAGATGTACTTGCTATCCTAGAAGCATTAAAAGTGGCAGGTGCTTTGCATGGTGAGCTTATCATCATCTAATTTCTGTCGGGAAAATTATGGAAAAGCTTTCAAGTTCATCACATTTTCTTGACTTGGGCGGGCTGGATAACCTGCGCGCCCAGGCTCAGAAAGATGAAAAGGGCGCTTTGAAAAAAGTCGCCCAGCAATTTGAAGGCGTTTTTGTGCAAATGCTGATGAAGAGCATGCGTGATGCTAATGCGGTGTTTGAGTCTGACAGCCCTCTCAATAGTCAATACACCAAATTTTATGAGCAGATGCGGGATCAGCAATTATCCGTCGACTTATCGGATAAAGGTGTGCTGGGGCTGGCTGACATGATGGTGCAGCAGTTGTCTCCTGAGTCAAGCCAGCTAACACCTGCATCGGTGCTACGTAATGATGGTGGCATGAAACTAGAACATGACGCTAAAGCCTTTAATATTCCTGTTCAAGCCCCATCGATTGCTGAAGCTATAAATAGCAACACTTCAGAACAAGCCGCACAAGGTGTACCTGCATCGATAGCGCGTCCAAATGTTGAATTTGAAAAGGCCGATGGTGTCACTTCTTCCTTAGACATTGACCGACCTGAACGCTTGTTGGCGATAGATACACCTAAGCCTACCTGGTCTGAGCAACCCTTATCACCGATAGAACCTGTTATCAGCGGCCAAATATTGCCGACAGTGGCATTTAGAGAAACGCAAAAGACGCTTAAGTTTGGTAGCCGTGAAGAATTTTTAGCGACGTTATATCCCCATGCCGAAAAAGCCGCTAAAGCCCTTGGCACTAAACCCGAAGTGTTATTGGCTCAATCGGCGCTCGAGACTGGTTGGGGGCAAAAAATTGTTCGCGGAAATAACGGCACTCCTAGCCATAACTTATTCAACATTAAGGCTGATCGCCGTTGGCTTGGGGATAAGGCTAACGTGAGTACCTTGGAATTCGAGCAGGGTATTGCCGTTAGACAAAAAGCCGATTTTCGCGTTTACACTGATTTTGAACATAGTTTTAACGATTTTGTCACCTTTATTGCTGAGGGTGAGCGTTATCAAGATGCTAAAAAAGTCGCCGCTTCACCAACCCAATTTATTCGTGCATTGCAGGATGCGGGCTATGCCACCGATCCAAAATATGCTGAGAAAGTCATTAAAGTGATGCAGACAATAAGCCAAGAGCTTAAGTCGATACTGCAAGGAGAAGACAAATGATAAATCTTCATAGGTTATTAGTTCTGAGGAGTGTCGGCTAATGGCGATTGACCTATTAAATATTGCTCGTACTGGGGTGCTA encodes:
- a CDS encoding flagellar assembly peptidoglycan hydrolase FlgJ, which encodes MEKLSSSSHFLDLGGLDNLRAQAQKDEKGALKKVAQQFEGVFVQMLMKSMRDANAVFESDSPLNSQYTKFYEQMRDQQLSVDLSDKGVLGLADMMVQQLSPESSQLTPASVLRNDGGMKLEHDAKAFNIPVQAPSIAEAINSNTSEQAAQGVPASIARPNVEFEKADGVTSSLDIDRPERLLAIDTPKPTWSEQPLSPIEPVISGQILPTVAFRETQKTLKFGSREEFLATLYPHAEKAAKALGTKPEVLLAQSALETGWGQKIVRGNNGTPSHNLFNIKADRRWLGDKANVSTLEFEQGIAVRQKADFRVYTDFEHSFNDFVTFIAEGERYQDAKKVAASPTQFIRALQDAGYATDPKYAEKVIKVMQTISQELKSILQGEDK
- a CDS encoding flagellar basal body P-ring protein FlgI, translated to MKYKLILAVVMLAFSMPSQAERIKDIANVQGVRNNQLIGYGLVVGLPGTGEKTNYTEQTFTTMLKNFGINLPENFRPKIKNVAVVAVHADMPAFIKPGQELDVTVSSLGEAKSLRGGTLLQTFLKGVDGNVYAIAQGSLVVSGFSADGLDGSKVIQNTPTVGRIPNGAIVERSVATPFSTGDYLTFNLRRSDFSTAQRMADAINDLLGPDMARPLDATSIQVSAPRDVSQRVSFLATLENIEVEPAEESAKVIVNSRTGTIVVGQNVKLLPAAVTHGGLTVTIAEATQVSQPNALANGQTTVTSNSTINATESDRRMFMFNPGTTLDELVRAVNLVGAAPSDVLAILEALKVAGALHGELIII
- the flgH gene encoding flagellar basal body L-ring protein FlgH, coding for MARYLLLASTLLLAACSSTPKKPIADDPFYAPVYPEAPPTKIAATGSIYQDSQAASLYSDIRAHKVGDIITIVLKEATQAKKSAGNQIKKGSDMSLDPIYAGGSNVSIGGVPLDLRYKDSMNTKRESDADQSNSLDGSISANVMQVLNNGNLVVRGEKWISINNGDEFIRVTGIVRSQDIKPDNTIDSTRMANARIQYSGTGTFAEAQKVGWLSQFFMSDWWPF
- the flgG gene encoding flagellar basal-body rod protein FlgG, coding for MHPALWISKTGLDAQQTDIAVISNNVANASTVGYKKSRAVFEDLLYQTVNQAGGISASNTKLPNGLNIGAGTKVVATQKMFTQGNMLTTDNSLDLMIEGPGFFEVQLPDGTTAYTRNGQFTLDDTGQIVTPGSGYVLQPAITIPEDATSITVSAEGEVSVKTPGAAENQVVGQLSMTDFINPSGLDPMGQNLYTETGASGTPIQGTASLDGMGAIRQGALETSNVNVTEELVNLIESQRIYEMNSKVISAVDQMLAYVNQNL